From a single Triplophysa rosa linkage group LG17, Trosa_1v2, whole genome shotgun sequence genomic region:
- the mc3r gene encoding melanocortin receptor 3 isoform X2 has product MNDSYLQILKGQISMNATSLLPSNGSILDSPSGALCEQVQIRAEVFLTLGIVSLLENILVISAVVKNKNLHSPMYFFLCSLAAADMLTSRATNCCLAPGSSRRGQPCSPSTQLHERSGNYLYSTRRVRVLLGTIFSPPYFACVLSTTPTVPLLHVPLHHVPGSHYVQLRN; this is encoded by the exons ATGAACGACTCATACCTGCAGATCCTTAAAGGACAGATATCCATGAATGCTACGTCCTTGCTGCCTTCAAATGGCAGTATTTTGGATTCTCCATCGGGGGCGCTGTGCGAGCAGGTTCAGATCCGGGCGGAGGTTTTTCTCACCTTGGGTATTGTGAGTTTACTGGAGAACATTCTTGTCATCTCAGCAGTGGTAAAAAATAAGAACCTGCACTCTCCAATGTACTTTTTCCTGTGCAGCCTGGCTGCCGCAGACATGTTG ACTTCACGTGCAACGAATTGCTGCCTTGCCCCCGGCAGCAGCCGCCGCGGGCAACCCTGCTCCCCGTCAACGCAGCTGCATGAAAGGAGCGGTAACTATCTCTATTCTACTCGGCGTGTTCGTGTGCTGTTGGGCACCATTTTTTCTCCACCTTATTTTGCTTGTGTCCTGTCCACAACACCCACTGTGCCTCTGCTACATGTCCCACTTCACCACGTACCTGGTTCTCATTATGTGCAACTCCGTAATTGA
- the mc3r gene encoding melanocortin receptor 3 isoform X1 — translation MNDSYLQILKGQISMNATSLLPSNGSILDSPSGALCEQVQIRAEVFLTLGIVSLLENILVISAVVKNKNLHSPMYFFLCSLAAADMLVSVSNSLETIVIAVLNSGLLVVSDQFVRLMDNVFDSMICISLVASICNLLTIAIDRYVTIFYALRYHSIVTVRRALVAIAAIWLVCVVCGIVFIVYSESKTVIVCLITMFFAMLVLMATLYVHMFLLARLHVQRIAALPPAAAAAGNPAPRQRSCMKGAVTISILLGVFVCCWAPFFLHLILLVSCPQHPLCLCYMSHFTTYLVLIMCNSVIDPLIYACRSLEMRKTFKEILCCFGCQPQVPLCV, via the coding sequence ATGAACGACTCATACCTGCAGATCCTTAAAGGACAGATATCCATGAATGCTACGTCCTTGCTGCCTTCAAATGGCAGTATTTTGGATTCTCCATCGGGGGCGCTGTGCGAGCAGGTTCAGATCCGGGCGGAGGTTTTTCTCACCTTGGGTATTGTGAGTTTACTGGAGAACATTCTTGTCATCTCAGCAGTGGTAAAAAATAAGAACCTGCACTCTCCAATGTACTTTTTCCTGTGCAGCCTGGCTGCCGCAGACATGTTGGTGAGTGTATCGAATTCTTTGGAGACCATCGTCATTGCAGTACTAAATAGTGGCCTTCTGGTAGTCAGCGATCAATTTGTGCGCTTGATGGACAACGTATTCGACTCGATGATCTGCATTTCGCTCGTGGCATCCATTTGCAACCTTCTGACCATTGCCATTGATCGCTACGTTACGATCTTCTACGCCCTGCGGTACCACAGCATAGTAACCGTACGCAGGGCACTGGTTGCCATAGCTGCGATTTGGTTGGTGTGCGTGGTTTGTGGGATAGTCTTTATAGTGTACTCGGAGAGCAAGACTGTGATTGTGTGTCTGATTACAATGTTTTTTGCAATGCTGGTTCTCATGGCAACTCTTTACGTACACATGTTTTTACTTGCCAGACTTCACGTGCAACGAATTGCTGCCTTGCCCCCGGCAGCAGCCGCCGCGGGCAACCCTGCTCCCCGTCAACGCAGCTGCATGAAAGGAGCGGTAACTATCTCTATTCTACTCGGCGTGTTCGTGTGCTGTTGGGCACCATTTTTTCTCCACCTTATTTTGCTTGTGTCCTGTCCACAACACCCACTGTGCCTCTGCTACATGTCCCACTTCACCACGTACCTGGTTCTCATTATGTGCAACTCCGTAATTGACCCTCTCATCTACGCCTGTCGCAGCCTTGAAATGAGGAAGACCTTTAAGGAGATACTCTGTTGTTTTGGATGTCAGCCTCAGGTACCTTTATGTGTTTGA
- the LOC130568531 gene encoding uncharacterized protein LOC130568531, translating into MINQCSAFLLFITATLLCGILKGMDSIEGNCNDVIRLPCKAIDQTNKYRYSMWYKVITKKNRKAIIKKKSSDITTYNNYNNSASLGEKETLELQRINLNHSGVYVCYLAADVGGQNVESFIRLNISECMYLSTFQPSTVTAVFCPSVFEFSVSWALLGFSLISLTKIILCIITVGVCNRVIFRRTQRKQEVRGFETRSGTKSSWKK; encoded by the exons ATGATAAATCAATGTTCAG catttctgttatttataacAGCAACATTGCTTTGTGGGATATTGAAGGGAATGGATTCTATTGAGGGAAACTGTAATGATGTTATCAGACTTCCATGTAAAGCTATtgatcaaacaaacaaataccgCTACAGCATGTGGTACAAAGTAATCACAAAA AAAAATCGAAAAGCTATTATCAAAAAGAAAAGCAGTGATATTACAACCTATAACAATTATAACAACTCTGCATCTCTGGGAGAGAAGGAGACCCTGGAGTTACAGAGAATAAACCTCAATCATTCTGGAGTATATGTGTGCTACCTGGCTGCAGACGTTGGGGGTCAAAATGTAGAATCTTTCATTAGACTAAATATTTCAG AATGTATGTATTTGAGCACTTTCCAGCCTTCCACGGTTACTGCAGTTTTCTGTCCTTCTGTATTTGAGTTTTCTGTTTCCTGGGCTCTGCTTGGCTTCTCTCTCATCAGCCTGACCAAAATCATACTTTGCATTATTACTGTGGGG GTGTGCAATCGAGTCATATTTagaagaacacaaagaaaacaggAAGTAAGGGGATTCGAGACAAGAAGCGGAACAAAGTCGAGCTGGAAAAAATGA
- the tcf15 gene encoding transcription factor 15, giving the protein MAFAMLRPLATHLAYPDVAMMSEDDENRSESDGSSEQSYGCCPSAEKLRRMSRKSTVSGVVIVKQRNAANARERDRTQSVNTAFTALRTLIPTEPVDRKLSKIETLRLASSYISHLANVLLIGDGGEDAQPCVSAVYSAQPECGGKQPRTICTFCLSSQRKGVKDGMDCVRIRGITALRVTRR; this is encoded by the exons ATGGCATTCGCCATGCTGCGGCCGTTGGCGACTCATCTGGCGTATCCGGACGTTGCCATGATGTCCGAAGATGATGAAAATCGCAGTGAGAGCGACGGCAGCTCGGAGCAAAGTTACGGCTGCTGTCCCAGCGCGGAGAAGCTGCGACGAATGTCCCGCAAGTCCACCGTGAGCGGTGTGGTGATTGTAAAACAGCGAAACGCTGCAAACGCGCGGGAGCGAGACAGAACGCAGAGCGTCAACACGGCTTTCACGGCGTTACGGACTCTAATTCCCACCGAGCCGGTGGACAGAAAGCTGTCAAAGATTGAGACTTTGCGCTTAGCTTCCAGTTATATCTCTCATCTGGCCAATGTGCTCCTGATAGGGGACGGAGGAGAAGACGCGCAACCATGCGTGAGTGCGGTGTACAGCGCGCAGCCGGAGTGCGGAGGAAAACAGCCACGCACTATCTGTACTTTCTGCCTCAGCAGCCAACGAAAAGGG GTGAAGGATGGAATGGACTGTGTCCGGATCCGGGGCATCACTGCACTCCGCGTCACGCGCCGGTAG